From Eleftheria terrae, the proteins below share one genomic window:
- a CDS encoding DUF2163 domain-containing protein, with amino-acid sequence MNYLEQDQSAHDGQPQELYRFAQGHRRWCYTSGQVAVTYQSETYEPAPISRSNIEHSNELSRNALEIQVPRDLPLAALFVAAPPEGVVSLTLYRRHLGPGGDASEFVTYWKGRLTVARLAGAEATLKCEPIGSSLKRLGLRARYQIACRHVLYSPACGVAKDRFRVEGQLDRIAGTSVRVAAAAERENGYFVGGYLQCAVGARMVTGHSGGELTLTAPVVGLLPGERVQLYAGCDHWTTHCRDRFQNLDNFGGFPFIPWKNPFSGDAIV; translated from the coding sequence GTACCGATTCGCACAGGGGCACCGACGCTGGTGCTACACCTCAGGCCAAGTGGCCGTCACCTACCAGTCGGAGACCTACGAGCCGGCGCCGATCTCGCGCAGCAATATCGAGCACAGCAACGAGCTGTCGCGCAATGCGCTGGAGATCCAGGTGCCGCGGGACCTGCCGCTCGCCGCACTGTTTGTGGCCGCCCCGCCGGAGGGCGTGGTCAGCCTCACGCTGTATCGGCGGCATCTCGGACCAGGCGGCGACGCCAGCGAGTTCGTCACCTACTGGAAGGGGCGGCTGACGGTGGCGCGCCTGGCCGGCGCGGAGGCCACGCTCAAGTGCGAGCCGATCGGCTCGTCCTTAAAGCGGCTGGGCCTGCGGGCCCGGTACCAGATCGCCTGCCGTCACGTCCTGTATTCGCCCGCTTGTGGAGTGGCCAAGGATCGGTTCAGGGTGGAGGGCCAACTTGACCGGATCGCTGGCACCTCGGTCCGGGTCGCTGCGGCGGCGGAGCGGGAGAACGGCTATTTCGTCGGCGGCTACCTACAGTGTGCTGTTGGCGCCCGCATGGTGACCGGCCACAGCGGTGGCGAGCTGACCCTCACCGCGCCAGTGGTGGGCCTGCTCCCTGGTGAGCGGGTCCAGCTCTACGCGGGCTGCGACCACTGGACCACCCACTGCCGCGACCGATTCCAGAACCTGGACAACTTCGGCGGCTTCCCCTTCATCCCCTGGAAGAACCCGTTCTCGGGCGACGCCATCGTCTGA
- a CDS encoding phage tail protein has translation MSGGGSKKKVTVGYWYGLGAQLALCHGPVDAITEIRVGERVAWSGEATGNTTLGIHQPGLFGGEEREGGVDGAVEVLMGGPDQGRNAYLQEQLGADIPAFRGIVCLVLRRVWVAAMNPYIKPWSVRARRMPRGWYTSHAAIGADANPAHIVRECLTNADWGMGYPAVDMDDASFRAAADTLYAEGFGLSLLWSQEETIESFVLSVLKHIDGVLFVHPRTGLFVLQLARAGYQLDRLQVFDPSSVLRIEEFTRPSWGETVNQVTVVYRDAASDKDASVTVQDVAAVQLNGGVAATSIQYPGISHAALANRVAMRELKQLSASLAKCTFIGNRQAAGLQIGDVIKLAWPPYGIEQLPMRVVRIAYGELTNGAVRVDCVQDVFGLPQSVYLAPPSSGWREPTSEPQPCPQQLLFEVPYWWVVQDLTGESDSRLGDIDELDGLVAACGTRPSGDAFGIKVFARLSGGFEEKGSGSFTPSAVLADALPQSAAQVRVPLVWASDLVEVAPGGLALVNAEWLKVADVEAASPAVVLERGLLDTVPGHHPAGSRLWFVEEGRHYLQPEYVAGETVRAKLLTQTPRGTLPANVATEIRLQLNKRFIRPYCPGRLQVNGRAYPVAVAGPISVSWATRNRRSQTAYLVLQAEGSVTPEAGQTTTVRFYGETGRLCRTMTGLIGDSVTWPLAQELADSGLGRVNGRLRIEVEAARDGHTSWQHHNIEFERAGYGMHYGKFYGGA, from the coding sequence ATGAGTGGCGGCGGCAGCAAGAAGAAGGTCACCGTCGGCTACTGGTACGGGCTTGGCGCACAGCTGGCGCTGTGCCATGGGCCGGTGGACGCCATCACCGAGATCCGGGTTGGCGAACGAGTCGCTTGGTCGGGAGAAGCAACGGGCAACACCACGTTGGGGATCCACCAGCCCGGCCTGTTCGGCGGCGAAGAGCGAGAAGGCGGCGTCGATGGCGCGGTCGAAGTGCTGATGGGTGGCCCCGACCAGGGACGCAATGCCTACCTTCAGGAGCAGCTGGGAGCGGACATCCCGGCGTTTCGCGGCATCGTCTGCCTGGTGCTGCGCCGCGTGTGGGTCGCAGCGATGAACCCGTACATCAAGCCGTGGTCGGTCCGCGCGCGGCGCATGCCGCGCGGGTGGTACACCTCACATGCGGCGATCGGTGCCGACGCCAACCCGGCGCACATCGTCCGAGAGTGCTTGACCAACGCCGATTGGGGCATGGGATATCCGGCGGTGGACATGGACGATGCCAGCTTCCGTGCCGCTGCCGACACACTGTACGCCGAAGGGTTCGGGCTCTCACTGCTGTGGAGCCAGGAAGAGACCATCGAGAGCTTTGTGCTTTCCGTGCTAAAGCACATCGACGGTGTGCTCTTCGTGCACCCGCGCACCGGCCTGTTTGTGCTCCAGCTCGCTCGAGCGGGCTATCAGCTGGACCGGCTGCAGGTGTTCGATCCCTCGAGCGTCCTGCGCATCGAGGAGTTCACCCGACCCTCCTGGGGCGAGACGGTCAACCAGGTGACCGTGGTGTACCGCGATGCGGCCAGCGACAAGGATGCCTCGGTCACGGTGCAAGACGTGGCGGCGGTGCAGCTCAATGGCGGTGTGGCGGCCACGTCGATCCAGTACCCGGGTATCAGCCATGCAGCGCTGGCCAACCGCGTGGCGATGCGCGAGCTGAAGCAGCTATCCGCCAGCTTGGCGAAGTGCACTTTCATCGGCAACCGGCAGGCAGCGGGGCTGCAGATCGGGGACGTCATCAAGCTCGCGTGGCCGCCCTATGGCATCGAACAGCTGCCGATGCGAGTCGTGCGCATTGCCTACGGCGAGCTGACCAACGGTGCCGTCAGGGTCGACTGCGTGCAGGACGTCTTTGGCTTGCCACAGTCGGTCTACTTGGCGCCGCCGTCGTCCGGCTGGAGGGAGCCGACCAGTGAACCGCAACCCTGCCCGCAGCAGCTGCTGTTCGAAGTGCCGTACTGGTGGGTGGTGCAGGACCTGACCGGGGAGTCGGACAGCCGGCTCGGCGACATCGACGAGCTGGACGGGCTGGTGGCCGCCTGCGGCACGCGGCCGAGTGGCGATGCGTTCGGCATTAAGGTGTTCGCACGGCTGTCGGGTGGATTCGAGGAGAAGGGCTCAGGCAGCTTCACGCCATCAGCAGTCCTGGCGGATGCGCTTCCACAATCAGCCGCCCAGGTTCGAGTGCCACTGGTATGGGCAAGCGATCTCGTGGAGGTGGCGCCGGGCGGCCTGGCTCTGGTCAACGCCGAGTGGCTCAAAGTCGCTGACGTGGAGGCGGCCTCGCCCGCGGTGGTGCTGGAGCGCGGCTTGTTGGACACCGTTCCAGGCCACCACCCGGCCGGCAGCCGCCTCTGGTTTGTGGAAGAAGGCCGGCACTACCTGCAGCCGGAGTACGTGGCCGGCGAGACAGTGCGAGCGAAGCTCCTCACCCAGACGCCTCGCGGCACGCTGCCGGCCAATGTGGCGACCGAAATCCGCCTGCAGCTGAACAAGCGGTTCATCCGGCCCTACTGTCCAGGGCGCCTGCAGGTGAACGGCCGCGCGTACCCGGTGGCCGTGGCCGGCCCGATCTCGGTGAGCTGGGCGACCCGCAATCGCCGCAGCCAGACCGCCTACCTGGTGCTGCAGGCCGAGGGCAGCGTGACGCCGGAGGCGGGCCAGACCACCACCGTGCGCTTCTATGGCGAGACCGGCCGGCTGTGCCGAACGATGACCGGCCTCATTGGAGACAGCGTCACTTGGCCGCTGGCGCAGGAGCTGGCGGATTCTGGCCTGGGGCGGGTCAATGGGCGGCTGCGCATCGAGGTCGAGGCAGCGCGTGACGGCCACACGTCCTGGCAGCACCACAACATCGAGTTCGAGCGGGCGGGCTACGGCATGCACTACGGCAAGTTCTATGGAGGCGCGTGA
- a CDS encoding DUF2793 domain-containing protein: MPMTDPNLGLSYGWTQGEHNWNGGMDANLKRLGAILGLSVKDRDLAAPPVSPTEGDRYLIPAAGTGAWAGKAGQIAVRIGASWEYHSPRPGWLCFIEDENVLAVCKSTGWSPGLPV; the protein is encoded by the coding sequence ATGCCGATGACCGATCCGAACCTGGGCCTGAGCTACGGCTGGACCCAGGGTGAGCACAACTGGAATGGCGGCATGGACGCCAATTTGAAGCGGCTGGGCGCGATCCTTGGTCTCTCGGTGAAAGACCGGGACCTGGCGGCGCCACCCGTCTCCCCGACCGAGGGCGACCGGTACCTGATTCCTGCGGCCGGCACCGGCGCCTGGGCCGGCAAGGCCGGGCAGATTGCCGTGCGCATCGGCGCCAGTTGGGAATACCACAGCCCTCGCCCGGGCTGGCTTTGTTTCATCGAGGACGAAAACGTCCTCGCCGTTTGCAAGTCCACCGGCTGGAGCCCCGGCCTGCCGGTGTGA
- a CDS encoding DUF6127 family protein has protein sequence MSDPTKPSLVNNMLVLSKEDFDDLLDRAAERGAERVLAHLGLENGHAARDIRELRDLLEAWRDTRRTAWRTAVKVLTTGLLVALLIGASVKFNPWGGSQ, from the coding sequence GTGAGCGATCCGACCAAGCCTTCCCTCGTGAACAACATGCTGGTCCTCAGCAAGGAGGACTTCGACGACCTGCTGGACCGCGCGGCCGAGCGCGGCGCCGAGCGGGTCCTGGCCCACCTGGGCCTCGAGAACGGCCACGCCGCCCGCGACATCCGAGAACTGCGGGACCTGCTTGAAGCCTGGCGGGATACCCGCCGCACCGCCTGGCGCACGGCCGTGAAGGTGCTCACCACCGGCCTGCTGGTTGCGCTGCTGATCGGGGCGTCCGTCAAGTTCAACCCCTGGGGAGGCAGCCAATGA
- a CDS encoding HNH endonuclease signature motif containing protein has translation MRAHRVAYQLEVGPIPKGLVVCHCCDNRACVNPRHLFVATQRENVLDMVRKGRRRWPAGECHPRARLTSEQVLAIRRDTRSSSQIRAEYKISKSTLSDLRHRKSWRHLT, from the coding sequence ATGCGCGCACACCGAGTGGCGTATCAACTGGAGGTCGGCCCAATCCCAAAGGGGCTGGTCGTCTGCCATTGCTGCGACAACCGGGCCTGCGTCAATCCGCGTCACCTCTTCGTCGCAACCCAACGCGAGAACGTACTGGACATGGTGCGTAAAGGGCGCCGCCGTTGGCCCGCGGGTGAGTGTCACCCGCGTGCGCGTCTCACCTCCGAACAGGTCTTAGCGATCAGGCGGGACACTCGATCTTCCAGCCAGATTCGTGCTGAGTACAAGATCTCGAAGTCAACGCTGAGCGATCTTCGACATCGAAAATCGTGGAGGCATCTAACGTGA